One Salvia splendens isolate huo1 chromosome 1, SspV2, whole genome shotgun sequence genomic window, TGGCCTCAACGCTATTCGGGCCTCTAGACTGAACCATGTCAACTTCTTGTGTAACTTCACTTTTACTGCAGTAATTGAGCACGCAGTAATCCGCCCACACCAGCAATATGTTCCCATCTCCCAAAACCTTGAGCACTCGCACGATTTCAAACGACGGCCCAATCAATTCCGGCATTTTCCTAATCACGAATCTCTTACTCCATGATTTCCCAACTCCGTATTCCTTCATAACCCATATATCCACCTCGAAATTGGACGTGTTATCGCACAGGCAGAGGCAATCATCCAACACCCCCACGCTCCCCAGCAGTTTTCTCCCCGGAAACGGCGCCGGAAAGGGGTGAAACGACTCGCTTTGGAGGTCGAACCGACAGATGAGTTCCTGGCCGTTCAAATCTTCAACCAGCCAGTGGAGATTATCCCTGAAGAACTGGCCAATTAGGCGGCCGTCGTAGGCGAAAGGGGCGTCGCCGACAGGGCGCCACTCCCCTGTTCCGAGCGTGTAGACATGGCACTCGGAATTGGGGATTCTCAAGCAGGAGCCGCTCCTAGGGTCCATTTCCCTCTCCTGATAAATCCTGACGACCTTGAATTCATCACTCCCCTTGCTGACTCCGAAACCGTGCGTGACGACGCTAGGGTAGCGGACCACCTGCTTGGGGGCGGCGAGCTCGATGTACTCGCGCCTGAGGGGATTGCAGACGTAGAGAGCCTCGTGCTTGTAATTGGCGtcgcggaggaggaggaggcccTTCACGGATCCTTCGACGGCGATTTCGGGGGAGTGGCTGAGCGATTGGAGGTCGATCTCCGCCGTCGGGAGGTGGAAATCGTCGAAATCGGCTAGTCTGAGGAGGTTCTTTGATGGCTCGGATTGGTGGATGGCGACGCCGGGCTTTGATCTGGCGAGATGCAGCTTGGCGAGGTAGGAGTCGGAGGTGAGATGGAGCCAGTGCTTGCAGACGGATTTGCAGCGGAGGAGGGATTTGGCGGGGAGGCGGGAGAGGATGTCGATGATGAGGTGCGATGGGAGGCTCATCAGGAAATCGTGGGCGGGCGAGACGATGAACGACATTGTTGTTGATCGAATTTGATAATGATTGTTGCTTTGATTTTAGCCTGAGGACATGGATTTATACACTTACTAATTTattacttctttttttttttttcttttattttgctCATGGATAAGGTTATGTTTGGCCTTTCGGAGGATGCAAATGCTACGTGGAATCTAATTATTTActcacaatattttatttttaccaaaCTATTCCATATCCACAATTTAATCATAAACACCGATAGtcaatagtagtactaaataaATTGGGATGAAATTACAGGTTATTCCATTTTTTGTTCTCTATTAATGGTTAACTAGTGAACACTTTCCAACACAATTAGTCCTAACGCATGGGAACAACAATGCAGCTTAAGATGAGTGCAGGAAAATAAAGTGGACTACTATTTTCGATAAGCGAAGCACCTTTTTTTAGACACGAtatttaaggaattgatatttaaatagttaaagtagagagataaaatatgagagagagtaaagtcaagaagtaaagagagaataaagtaagagtaataattttttgttaaaaagagaaatgacttaCTTATaataggacatcccaaaaaagaaTATGACTAGCTTATCTTGGAACGGAAAGAGTAGTATATTGAAATTTACTGAGTACTTAACTTGGTACTAGGAGTACGtttaatgcataaaaaaaatcaagcaaGAATGATTTTTATTGATACAGAgtcaaaaaattttatttttttaatttcacttCACTATATTTTTTCCAGTTTAGGTTATAGTATATTCATTTGAACATTCTTGAATTTAACATTCACAGTACAAattaaaagagagaagaaaCAAGAAGCATTAAAGACTCCAATTCCATCATACTCTTCCATTCTTCTCTAAGTGAAGTATTTTTAATTCATATAGTGTTATTTTATAAGTAAAGTGGAAAGAATGAAGtaagagaaaaagaataaatagaatcatgatatttctatatttaaaatgtactagtaaaatatttaaattaaaatgtgtTATTTAGAATGGGACGAAAAAAGAATCTTATAGCCTTCTCATGTGAATAATGTctttaaaaaatagtactacaaGATAATACTAGAAttgatattttgataataataataataataataataataataataataataataataataataataataataataataatacagtAAGACGCATTGATTCAAGAGAGCAGTCTTTGATTAATTCCTGATCTAGAAAATGCAATCCTATCCAAACTGGCTGGACACACAAATACAAGCAGCATATTGAGACTGTGGGCCTACCAATTCAATCTTCCTATTGGCCCACCAGCTTATTAAAAATATCCAATCTCTCTATCTTTATATTTTATACTCTTTCTGTCAATAAAATATGGTCCTAATTTGATTcagtacgagttttaagaaacatgaagaaaaataaattaaaaaagttagtgaaatggaggttttatatttatatattaattttataatataatatgagtgTAAAGAGTTGATGGAAAGTAGAGTTTATttacttaaataaataaataaataaataaagtagataaCTTTTCAAGTGGCGgatcaaaatggtaaaactttATAATATTTGACGGACTGAGTAAGTAAGTAGATATTTCATTTCCAATTAGAAATTTATGTTAGCCAATATGTAAGGTACGTGGTACTGATAGTGATGGCATGCTTATCCACAACGTTCGCTCATTATAATTTCTGGTAAAGTGGTTTGCATTTGATGGGTATCCAAGTCAATCAAGTGGCGCTCACCACTTTGCcatcttttaatttaataacTATTAAATGTTTGTTTGTTTGGAAAAAAAGATTAATATTATATGTCCCCTGGCCCACATAAATTATTCATTCCTTTGGCCCTTTTTGACTTAAACACCTGTATCATTAAAATGCAATCAGTGCAGCTTCAAAACTACGGTTTAAATATGAATTATATGACCTGAATCCTGATATAGTGTCGGCACATTGAGTGAGTTACCATAATTAATTATCCAAAACCCTATGTCATTGATCTTGATAGTTGCTATAggtaaaagtaagagagaagtatttttttggatttggatcaCCTACGGTGCACAGCACTGCTGTGCATCTCACATgagaattttttaataataaaaaaaaaattatttttttattgtcatGTGAGGTGCACAGCAGTGCTGTGCACCGTAGGTGATCCAAATCCTATTTTTTTACATGGAGAGATGTTTTTGGTGCTGCATCAAAAGTAGTGACTGTGAATTTTTatacataagaaaaataaaagagttaaTCGGTGATAGATCTGGGGATTATACAAATAATCTAAGTAATGTTTATGTTTCAAGATAAGTTATATCATTAAGAATAATTCAAAGTATAGCTGATGTTTCAAGATACATGGTACCTACTCATCTCATTAATAGAGTCaaaccattaattaattatgattcCTGTATTGAATATACTAATTATCTTTGTTTTCCAAGTTACAACTCACACATAATCCTCATCCAATAGGTTTGGAGTTCAACACCAATGTTATTCTCATTCACTCTCATAATTAATTTATGTCCTATTCTATATTTTCCACCAGATAATAGATgtgtaaaaatatttatattatgaatatgtgggttgaaattaaaaatgtcTTGTCTTAGACTTAAGAGCATCCGCGTGGTGCCGTAACCCGCGTCCttcctcgccgctggcacggacgtgtctcgccgccgctgcgctcgcgccgctgctcgatgcatcgagcagcgccgtgccagcgagcaggtgacgtggcggcacgcgattgggcaacggcatagccgttgcctttgaatatttttttaatttaaaattagttatttaattataaataatgataaaaaataaaaaaaaatattttccaaatcccaaaaatattgccttttttgcccgtttttctgaattttttggaattttttttattttttcccctaaaatcatctataaatacacacattcatcatccatttatcacatcaaatcatctctcattcataattctcatacaaactatcaatacattcatccctcactcaaaacctcaaatggatttcacccatctcatggcggaaacggagcgcgaagaacaagaatactacgaacaacatcgtgtcgcttacgaagcatatgtcgtggtgaaattcggcaacgagtagtggtttttttaatttttagtattttaattatgtaatttttaatttttaggattttaattatgtcgtttttattttatttgtcatttgtaatattatttaggttttttttaatgaattttagtattatggaaatatttttgtttaattgaattttaaattaattgtgctcgtccttacggaagagcacagctgtagGTGTTGTgttcttgccagagagcagacagaaaaagtggggctgggcccacaaccgtgccgctggcaagaacacagctgtggatgctctgaagACTAGTTAAGCCGTTTATTCcaacattagagcatccgcagcggtggcgaaagacgccaccgccgtccgcgccgttggcaaggcgcaggaccgccgccgctgcagccgcgccgctggcacggcgctgctcgatgtatcgagcacgtccgtgccagcggacgcacacgtggcgcgctcccattcgtcaacggcataaccgttgtgtttaaacttttttttactttttttttaaaaaaatcggtatttaattataaataatgctaaaaaataaaaaaaaatattttccaaatcccaaaaatatggccgtttttttttccgttttttctgaatttttttgattttttttattttttttttccccaaaatcatctataaatacacacattcatcatccatttatcacatcaaatcatctctcaatcatctctcattcataattctcatacaaactatcaacacattcatcccccactcaaaatctcaaatggatttcacccatattatggcggaagcggaacgcgaagaacaagaatactacgaacaacatcgtgccgcttacgaagcatatgtcgcggcgaatacccctgctcctcctcctcaacgaaccagatcaaatcgacggtacatccatcgtgaccgggagggagcccacgaaaggctcgttgccgactactttgccgaccagccgcggtttccggcagattacttcaggcgccgttttcgcatgtcaaagcgcttgttcatgcgaattgtcaacacattgtccgcacgtgttgaatactttcaaacatgtgtagatgcagccggcacgacccgagacgggttctttttgcgcagcgtcaagagtcagcgcggaaagatgtcgaaagagccttcggggtccttcaagctcgattcaacattgtgaaggccccggctcggctgtggtacgtgaataatatcgccgacatcatgttcacgtgtattatattacacaacatgattatagccgacgaagggccgagggcggctagcttctacgacgaggacgaagccggaagctcaacagcgaggtctcccctacgccgaggcaagcatacgacggttggcgagaggatcgagacaagacacacaatgcgcgatactcgaatccacaatcaactacaagaagacctaatcaaccacatgtgggcgaaattcggcaacgagtagtgtcatttttaatttttaggattttaattatgcaatgtttaattttatttgtcatttgtaatatttattgtgggttttaaatgaattttaatattatggaaatgtttttgtgtaattgaattttatattaattgtgctcgtccttgcggaagagcacagttgtgggtgttgtgctcttgccagagagcaggcatgaatagtaccgcccgggcccacaaccgtgccgctgacaagagcacggttgtggatgctcttaagacacaatttcaactaccaTGCACAAACCCCAACATCAAATGAATTTACAATAAAATGGTTAATATTAATAGGTAAATTGGAAAGATGTAGGTCACCATATTCCAGCATGTTAATATATAGGTAGATTCTTTCCCTTTACCATCACCAACCCCTAAAACCCACGTAGATGCTTTTTTAAAAGAAGAGATAATTACGAGTAGTATTAGTCAACTGTAGATGAAACTAGAAGTCAACAACTGATAAGATATTTGTGTATACGAAAAATAATTCGAAGACATGGATCAGATGAGGCCCAAGTTGCCTCAATTATGGGCCTGGACTAGATTGTTCCTAACAAGCCAGCCCACACAGACCCCATCTTACCTCAACTACatttcagaatatattatgctTATGCCAATTTTCTGCATCGTGAGATCGACCTATTTTAATCTAGGTTTTCCTGCAATCTTTCATTAATCATATATTAATATGGTTTTTCAAATTACTTTTAGTTAACCGATGCTCTAGAGAGTAATGGAAATTATATCAATATTACAACAGTAGTAGCCTCGTAGGATCTTGTTTGAAGggtactttaaaaaaaattccgtTGCTGGGACTTTAACTCGGGTGAGAGCTGGGTATCCTAACCAACTAGAGTACAACGGATTACATGCTGGTACTCTCAACTCAACATATATAACTCATAAGTATACACAAATACTGCAGTTGAATCTGCAGTAGTAACATTTTTATTGTCTTTACATGTGTATAAACAAGTGATCACTAGTAACTACATAATACTTGATAGTACATCAATAGGAGTAGTATATTGCTGACACTGTTCAAAGATTGAATAAAAAAAGGTAACCTTCTACACATGTATAGAATTACTGATGTTAAGACTATATATAGGAATTCAGATCATAAGGAGCTAACATTTTCCATGGCCACAAAActcttggagagagagagagagagaaaagtgggGGTGTGAGGGATCAAACAGAGAGCGCAATTACCACGAGCTTCCAACATTCTCATCTCCGAAACAGTCCCCCTCTTGCTACACCAATGGAATACAGAGAAATCTCCCCCATCTCTCCATCTTTAAACACTTTGATTGGCCGAAACACGCATTCACCATACATATCCTCTCTTTTCACCACCACTCTCATCTCCATATTCCTCCATCAACCACACCACAATCTCATCTTCATTCCAACTGTCACAGACACACAGCTTATCTCCAAAAGCAAACACGTCGGCCGCGAGCAACTGCTCATGATCAGTCGTTGGCGGAGAAATGGTGCTTAAAAGCTCAGTTTCAAGATCAAAGCAAGAAATCCACGCCTTACAGTTTGCATCGAACCCAAGCCAGTGGAGATGATTCCCGTTCAAAAACGCCCCATTGCAAGCTGAAACATGGTGCCGCACTTCTCCTCCACGACCCCGTTCCAAGAGTGTACACGTGGCACTCGGATTGAAGAAACCCTAGGCGTTTATCTTTCTCTGGATCATGGGAAAACATAACCACTTTATACTGGCGAGTCCTTGTGCTCACCCCGAATCCGAATGTGAATTTTTGAGGGTGCTTGTAGTTGGAGTCTTGAGGGGTTCGGATCTCCATGTATTCGCGGGTGATCGGGTTGCATAAGGAAAGGCCTTCAGGCGGCATGACAAGAAGGAGGCCATTGGCAGAGCCCTGGATCAGTCCATGGGAAGGGAGTTTGAAGGTTGTGAGTAGTTTGTAGCGGTGCTCAACATCAAGATCAAGCTCGTCTTCAAATTCATAGATTTCGTGGATTTCTGATGTGAGAGATGGTGGGTGGTGAATTCGTGAGAGTTGATCAGTAGATGGAGCCATGGCTTGCAAACAGATATGCATCGTCGTAGATTTGTGAAGAATTCTTGGCTCATTTTGTGGGAGAGGAAATCAGCCAGGTTTCTATGTAGTGCTTTTGTGGAGAAATTAGAGTAAGTCTTGCTCTTGGCATACATGTTCAAATTAGTTGAAATTTCGATGGAGAAAGACTCTGTCTTGCTATTTGAATAGTCAataatttgttgaaaattctCCCCAAGCCAAACTAACTACCTAGACAGGACTACAACGGAGCCCAGATGTTAATTAGTGGTCTAATTAACATAATCAGGTTCAAATGCATCCGATAATCATTGTTACACATTAAGTTATTATTTTTGTTACCAATCTTATTATTTCCAATGGTAAAATCAAGCAAAAATCTGCTCAAATGATAGAAATTATCAAAAAGCTTTGGATATCTCAAATTTGAAATCTGTACTTAAGGGTATTTTATCGTAAATACAGTCTCTTAATTTTTAATCGAACTGAACTGATTTTTCTGAAGTCCTTCTATTTTTAGCAATATAAATTTATGACTAATTTCTTTACACCTTGATTTTATATATTGCTTTTACACTATTAAGTATTCTAGAAAAAAAACATTCATTTAAATCATTTATTTTGAtgtacaaaaaattaaatgaaaagggcattttataaaattaagttatactccctccgtcccgctttagcagtcccggttgatcaatttcgggtgtcccgctttaggagtcccggttgaactCGGTGCATAAAAATTGATGTCcactacatcaatttatttattacatcatttaaaagtgggacccaacctccactacatcatttgtttattacacacttaaaagtaaaaaagttgtttaaaagtgggacccaacctccactacatcatttatttattacacacttaaataccccttaaaacatgtgcccgactcaaccgggactgctaaagcgggacggagggagtataatactctagtcgtccctgaaaagtatgaacatttaaTTAGAcccgagttttaatgcataattgg contains:
- the LOC121740743 gene encoding F-box protein At3g07870-like; translation: MSFIVSPAHDFLMSLPSHLIIDILSRLPAKSLLRCKSVCKHWLHLTSDSYLAKLHLARSKPGVAIHQSEPSKNLLRLADFDDFHLPTAEIDLQSLSHSPEIAVEGSVKGLLLLRDANYKHEALYVCNPLRREYIELAAPKQVVRYPSVVTHGFGVSKGSDEFKVVRIYQEREMDPRSGSCLRIPNSECHVYTLGTGEWRPVGDAPFAYDGRLIGQFFRDNLHWLVEDLNGQELICRFDLQSESFHPFPAPFPGRKLLGSVGVLDDCLCLCDNTSNFEVDIWVMKEYGVGKSWSKRFVIRKMPELIGPSFEIVRVLKVLGDGNILLVWADYCVLNYCSKSEVTQEVDMVQSRGPNSVEAMHYVPSLMTLNTFVMEKVVLF